The following DNA comes from Nitrospirota bacterium.
AGGCCGTGAAAGCAACGCCTTCCGTACAGCATATCATTGTCTTTAAAAGAACGAAAAACCCGATTCAAATGGCGGAAGGCAGAGACCATGACTGGAATGACCTCATGGCCGGCGTTTCGGATGTCTGTCCTCCTGAAAAACTCGACTCGGAGCATCCCCTTTTTATCCTTTATACCAGCGGGACAACGGGAAAGCCGAAGGGCGTTGTTCATTCTACGGGAGGATACCTCCTCGGCGCCCATATCACCAGCAAATGGGTGTTTGATTTAAAGGATGAAGACACCTATTGGTGCACAGCGGATATTGGCTGGGTTACCGGCCATAGCTATATCGTGTACGGCCCTTTGTCCAACGGAGCGACCAGCGTCATGTACGAAGGGGCTCCAACCTATCCCCAACCCGACCGTTTATGGGAAATCATTGACAAATACAAAATCAACATCTTTTATACGGCGCCCACGGCGATCCGCGCTTTGATTAAAAACGGAGACGAATGGCCCCTAAAACATGATTTAGGAAGTCTCCGACTCCTTGGAACCGTTGGGGAGCCGATCAATCCGGAGGCCTGGATATGGTACCACACCATCATCGGTAAAAAGAAATGCCCGATCGTTGATACCTGGTGGCAAACAGAAACAGGATCTATTTTGATCACGCCTCTTCCAGGGGCAATCCCCACCAAACCAGGATCTGCAACGCTTCCATTACCCGGAATTATGGCAGATGTGGTCAATAAAGAAGGGAAACCGGTCGGTCCGAATCAGGGAGGGTATCTGGTCATTAAAAAACCCTGGCCCAGCATGATGAGAACGATTTATAAAGATCCGGAAAGATTTAAAAAACAATACTGGACGCAGTTTAAAGGAATGTATTTCACAGGGGATGGCGCAAGAAAAGACAAAGATGGTTATTTTTGGGTCATGGGCCGGGTGGACGACGTGATCAATGTGGCCGGACACCGGCTCGGCACCATGGAAATCGAGAGCGCTCTGGTCAGTCATCAGAGTGTCGCGGAGGCTTCTGTCGTAGGCCGGCCGGACGAAATCAAAGGTACTGCCATTGTGGCCTTTGTAACCTTAAAAGGGAAATTGGACGGCTCGGACGAATTGAGGGACGACCTCCGCCGACACGTCGTTAAAGAAATCGGAGCGATTGCCAGACCCGATGAGATACGCTTTACAGAAAACCTTCCTAAAACCCGCAGTGGAAAAATCATGCGGAGGCTCCTCAGGGACATTGCCGCCCATAACCAGACGATTGGAGATACTTCAACTTTAGAAGATATTTCGGTGTTGGCAAAACTGAGAGACGATGAAGAATAAAGATAAAACATTAAATCTTGATTTGGCTCCTATCGAACGAAGAAACATCCTCGTCTCCGGAAAGGTCCAGGGCGTGGGGTACCGAAAGTTTGTTGTTGGCCATGCGGTGAAATTAAGCCTCACAGGTTTTTGCAAAAACCTCCCTTCGGGAGAAGTCGAGGTTGAAGCTGAAGGCCCTTCTGAAAAGATTCAAGAACTTGTCAGACATCTGCATCAGGGCCCTCCCGGAGGGGAGGTCGAAAAGGTCATTGTCTCATCTGCCCTTACCCTGAAACACAACGCTGATTTTACCATCGCCTATTAGGGGTATGCATTTTGATTGCGAACTGTCCCATTAAATACTATAATTCAATTCGTATCGACATCTTACCGGCTCCAAAAGGAAAATCTGAATGAAATTACAGGGAAAGATCGTCCTCGTAACCGGCGGGGGAAGAGGAATCGGGAAAGCAACAGCCAGGTGTTTTGCAAGAGAGGGCGCCAAAGTCGTCATTTGTTCGAGATCCGGGATGGAATTAAAGGAAACCGAAAAGGAAATTAAAAATGAGGGACATGACGTCCTGATTCATGTAGCCGACATTACTTCGATTCGGGAGGTTCAGCGGCTTTTTAAGACCATAAAATCCTATTATGGCTATGTCGATATCTTAATCAACAATGCTTCAATTCTCGGTCCGAAAACTGAAATCATTTCTTATCCTTATCAAGAGTGGCTTAAAGTCATTGACGTCAATCTAAATGGGATGTTTAATGTCACCCAATCGGCCTTAAAACAGATGGTGTTAAAAAATGGCGGCTGCATCATTAACATCTCCTCTGGAGTCGGCAGACAGGGAAAACCACACTGGGGAGCTTACGCCGTTTCCAAATTCGGAGTGGAGGGTTTGACCCAGGTGCTGGCGCCCGAAGTGTCTCAATATCATATCCGGGTCATGTCGTTGAATCCCGGTCCTACCCGCACTCAAATGAGAGCTGCAGCCTGCCCGGATGAGGACCCGCAAACAGTTCCTCCTCCGGAAAAGATCGCAGAAACCTGTTTATACCTGGCGACCTCCACAGATATTTCTGACTCCGGGAAATCATTTGATTCACGGGAACTTTTCGATAAGATCTCCCGCTAAAGATGAAAGCCGTCGTTCTTTACCAGCCTGGCGGTCCTGAAAAATTAACGTATACGGATTATCCCACCCCTTCCGTCTCATCCGGCGAAATCCTCATAAAAGTCAAGGCCTGCTCAATTAACCATCTTGATCTTTGGATACGAAACGGTCTCTCCGCTTACAAAACCGTTTTTCCGCATATCCTCGGATCAGATATTTCCGGCGTCGTCGACACGGCGGGATCAGACGTTAAAGAATTCTCCCGGGGAACACCCGTAATCGTTTCTCCAAACTTCGGATGCTTTAAATGTCCCTATTGTTTATCCGGAAAAGATAACCAATGCAATGATTTTAAGATTGTGGGAGCCAGCCTTCCGGGCGGTTATGCGGAATTTATTAAAGTCCCCGTTCAACATCTCCTGAGAGCTCCCGAGAATCTTTCTTTTGAAGAATCCGCGGCCTTCCCTTTAACCTTTTTAACCGCATGGCATATGGTCGTTACAAAAGGGAATTTACAGGCCGGTCAAACGATTCTAATTTTAGGAGGAGGAAGCGGCATCGGGTCCGCGGCAATTCAAATTTCAAAATTGCTGGGCGCAAATATTGTCGCTACGGCGGGATCGCCCGAAAAACTTGAAAAAGCAAAGGAATTAGGCGCAAATTGGGTCATCAATCATGAAACAGAAAATATTCTCGAAAGGGTCAGGCAGATAACGCGTAGCGAAGGCGTCGATTTAGTTTTTGAACATGTCGGACCTAAAACCTGGAAACAGAGCATTGCCTCCCTGAAAAAAGGGGGACGGCTCGTCACCTGCGGTTCGACTACCGGTCCTGCCACCGAATTGGATCTCCGGTTTATTTTCTCCCGCCATTTATCCATCCTGGGATCATCCCTTGGAACGCGAGCGGAACTTATGACAATTGTTAAACTGATGGAGCAAAAGAAACTGCATCCCGTCATTGACCGGACCTACCCTTTAAACGAAGCCTCTAAAGCCCATGAACGAATCGAATCGCGGCATTTTTTCGGAAAAATCGTCCTTATACCTTAAAAAATCCTCCCTGAGAAAAACTCTACCCGATCAGGCCTCCGAGGCGGCCAAATTGGGTTTCTTTATAACTCATGCCGGTTTAAAAGGTGTAAGCCACTGCTAGATTATAGTGGTTATCATCGCCGCTTGATAGATTCTTATAATCTGTTTTGATATTATTATACTCTATCCCCGATGAAAGCTTGGGTCCTAACTTCCAGATCAGGTTAGCCGTCAGCGTTTGATTTTTCGAACGGTCACCGTTGTTCAATTGAGCGCTTTCAGGTCGATCTATTCCGTACGCCAGATTTAAATTGATCGACGGAAAGGGTGTAAATGAGAGCTGACTCCAGCCGCCATTCGAAGAGATCTCACTAAAAGTCGTCGGGTTGACCCCTTGCAGAACTCCTCCTAAAAACTGATCTAAATTTTTTCCGGTAAACGCCTCACCTGTCAGGGTAACCGGTCCCAAAGGAAGGGTTAAATCAAGAACTGCGGCGCTGGTCTCCAGAGTTGTTCCACTACCGGTATTTTCATTTCCGCAGTGGCCTGAAACGCCTAACGTCGCAGGTTGATTCATGGCATTCACGGAAAGCGCTATCCTTCCCTGATAAAAGGGATGGGTGGTCTGTTCCCCATATCCGGAAATATCCAATTGTTGTGATCCATTGTTCGTCCAGTTATCACCGGCCATCGGTCTCAGAATTCCTGCGGTCACCAATATTTTTCCGAAATCGTTGAAGGTTATTTTTTGGTCCACTCGAATCTGCGGCATCCGGTTCCATAGATTACCGGAAGAAGAAAGCGGCGCGATCGCGACGTGGGCCAGAGACGTCGGGTTTAACGGGGCGAGAATGATCCAATCCTGTCCGACGGTCACACTGGCACCGGACCAGTCCATTTTAGCATAGGCCAGGCGCAACCGAGGCTGAGGTTGAGCCCCCGCGAAGGTGGAATTAGGGAAATTTCCAAGAAAATCGATTTCAAGAACGGCGCTGGTCTTTGCGTTCCCTAAAACCTCATCGAGGTTTGGTCCCGTTGCTTTAAGAGTAAGCCTTGATTGACGGACCGTTCCTCCGAATGTTCCCGTCGAGGCCGCCGGTTTGCTGTCGGACGTGGCAAAGTTGGGAATATCCGTATTATTAACCCCGGAATCATTATCATAGGTATTGCTTAAAATAAAACCTCCCAGATTAATTGCGCTTTCCTCCGCTTGTGCCAAAAGAACTGAAACAGTAAAATACGCAAAAAACAGGGTAAAATAAAGAAACAGCAAACGGACGTTCATTTTCATCGGATAATCTCCTTAAACGTTAGAATGAATAAAGGGGCCGGGTTGAAATCAATTTGGCAAAGGATTGTTTGAGTCTTAGTGACGTTCATACAAAAATTTCAGAATAGGTTTTTTCAAAGATTGATAGGAAGATAATTCCATAACGGCCAAGCGAGCGCGACATTCTCATACACCGTAAGCCATGGAAGGAGCGCATGGCTTTGAAAAACTACCCCCCTGTCCGGACCCGGTTCTCTTATTTCTTTTCCCTCCAAAATAACCCCGCCAGAAGTCGGAGAGATCAGCCCGGCGGCAATGGAAAGAAGCGTGCTTTTACCGCACCCGGAATGACCGATCAGGGTGACAAACTCTCCTGAATCGATCTTGAGATTAACATTTTTTAATGCTTGATACTCCCCCCCTTTTGTTCGAAAAGTTTTAGACACCATGCTGATTTCCAGCAGAGGATGAAGTAAAGAAGGTTGATTGGCCGGTTGGGTCAACCTACTTTCTGTCGCAGGAAAAGATTCGAATAAAGCGTGCACACGACCTCCTAAGTGATATATTCATATCTTTTGGCAAGGGTTGAAATCAAGAAGTCCAGGATCAGTCCGGTTCCTCCGATAATCAGAATGGCCAGAATAATGTGTTCAAGACTCAGGTTGTTCCACTCATCCCAGATAAAAAATCCGATCCCGGTTCCTCCGGTCAGCATTTCGGCTGCGACAATCACCAGCCACGCGACGCCAAGACCCACTTTTAAACCGGTAAAAATATGAGGCAGCGTTGCCGGAAATAAGATTTTCCAAAGCGTTTGCCATTTTGAAAGTCTGAGAATTCGGGCCACAGCCAAATGGTCCCGATTAATTTGCGAAACGCCAAAAGCCGTATTAATCGTAACAGGCCATATCGCTGTGATAAAAATAACGAAAATAGCCGCCAGACTGGCCCCTTTAAAGGTTGCAAGGCCGATCGGCAGCCACGCAAGGGGAGAAACGGGCCGAAGAATCTGAATTAAAGGATTTAACGCCGCGAGAAATTTAGGAGATGACCCAATCAAAAAACCAAGCGGAACACCGACCAGGGCGGCCAATCCAAATCCGGTTAACACCCGCGTCAGACTCGCCAGGAGATGCCATCCTATCCCTTTGTTGTTGGGACCCGAATCAAGAAAAGGATGAATCATTAATGTCCAGCTCCTGGTAAATGTTTTAATGGGATCGGGAAGAAAGGAACCTCCGAGATGACTGATACCTGCCCAAATTCCAGCCACCACAATAAAAGTGACGGCGGGAAGAATGACTTTATCTGATAACGAAATCGGTTTCATGACGTTCTCCTGATCGGAAATTTTTTCAAATAATCCTCGGGACGGGCGGGATCAAACTCAATGCCGTCAAAAAGAATCTCTTTCCGACCCTCTTCTTTTGGAACAGGAATTCCCAGAGTTTTTGCGGCCTCTCGATAGAGATCGGTCCGGTTGACTGAATCAACGACTTTTTTATAATCAATCGGCTTATCAATAAATCCCCACCGCCGGTCCTGAGTCAGAAACCAGATAGCATGGGACTTCCAGGGAAAGTTGACTTCACCGTTTATATAAAATTTCATGTAGTCAGGATCAACCTCTTTCCTGCCGTCTCCATAATCGTATTGGCCCTGCAACCGGCCGAGAACGACTTCTAACGGCGCATTGACATACTCCTTCCGGGAAATCACTTCGGCGATATGAGGACGGTTCTCCATTTTGTCACAGTATCGTGAAGCTTCAAGAACAGCCATGATGAGTGCTTTAACGGTTTTTGAATTTTTTTCCGCGAATTCCCGAGTCATGCCAAGAACTTTTTCCGGGTGATTTTTCCATATCTGCTGGGTAGTGATCACGGTAAAACCAATATCATCCGCAACCGCTCTTGCGTTCCAGGGCTCTCCCACGCAATATCCATCCATGTTTCCTATTTTCATGTTGGCTACCATCTGCGGAGGCGGGATGGTAATCATTTTAACATCCTGATCGGGATCGATTCCGCCGGAGGCCAGCCAGTAACGAATCCACATCGCATGTGTCCCAGACGGAAAGGTATTGGCAAACGTATAAGTTTTTTTCCCTTTATCCTCGTCGATCACTTTCTTTAAATCCTTTGCTGTTTTTACTCCTCTTTTTTTAAGTTCGTTGCTCAAAGTAATCGCCTGGCCATTTTGATTTAACCCCATGAGAATTGCCATCGGTTTTATCTTGCCTTCCGCCCCGGTGATTCCGAGAGTAGACGCGTAAGGCATTCCATAAAGAATATGGGACGCGGATAGATCCCCAACGGTGAGTTTATCTCTCACGGCCGCCCAGGAAGCTTCTTTGGATATCTCCACCTCCAAACCATATTTTTTATAGAGGCCCAGTTCACCGGCCATCACCACCGAAGCGCAATCGGTCAAAGGAATGAAACCGATTTTTAATTTGGTGATTTCCGGCGTATCTCCCGTGCCCGCAAAAACACCTCTTGATAATGAGGGGAGGCCTGAAAGCAATATTCCCAGGGCGCTCATTCCGGTGGTTTTGATAAAATCACGCCGGCTTATGCCGGATTTTTTTTCTCAGGCATAACCATCTCCTCATCTCAAGATTTAAGGTTTTTAGCGGCTCTTGGAGACACCCATTCCCCTTCTTTAATATTCCATGGATTCCAGATTTCTAACCATGCCCGAAGCAGATCATGACGGGTAATATTTCCAACGAAACAACCTTCTTTTAAAACCGGAAGACGGAGGAGGTGCTGGGATTCCATGATTTCAACGGCCTCCGTTAGGGAGGTTTCACTGGTAATAATGGGCGGTGGAGGTGACATCATTTCCTCTGCCAGAATTTGCTTAAGGTCTTGACCGGCCTTAAGGGCCTTTAATAAATCGATTTCAGTAATTTTTCCAATGACCCTCATTTCGGAGTCGAGTACAGATAGCCCTTGAAAACCTGTTTGAAGGAGTTTAACGGCCGCCTCGTAAGCGATTGTTCCCTCCGATACCGATAGGGTATTCGTGATCCTAACCTCCCCCACAGTTTTAAAAACAGTTTCCATGATTTTTCCTCCCTATTTAAGTTTCTTAAGATTTCATTTATGATGAGTTGCAACTTATATGCCAACTAAAAAAAACCGGAAAAACCGTTAAAAACAGGTTTCTTTAGTAACGAAAGCACCCACACTAACAAAATTGTCTTGTCTTTAATTCGGAATTGTATGAAAAACGTTGCGCAGGGAAACACATCACTAAACAGATTGAAATGATTTGGCAAATAAAAACGCGATCTGCCGCGGCTATTCTTACTTTTAACCGTAAGCTAATGCGTTTGAATTTATGGTGTGATATAACCTGGAATAAATTTTGCTTTTAAATATAGAAAAAGGGAATCATCCATATGATCGTCGGAATGCTGATATCAAAATTAAAAATACCAGGCTAAAAATCGAAAGGAATCAAGGAAACTTTAGCCCCGTCCTCTAATTTTTCAAGGTGTTCAGGGAGGTCCATTAAACAATTCGCTTCGACCATGGAATGAATCAGGTGAGATCCCTGTTCTCCGGTTGTTTTAACCCTCCATTCATGGCCCTCAGAGAAAACAAGCCCTCTTAAAAAGGTCCGCAACCCTTTCTTTTTTCTGATTTCATGAGTGAGTCTGGCATTAAAGGGCGCCGGAAAATATTTAGCCGCGCCTCCCATTTTTTTCAAAAACGGCTCCACGAGAAGCTTGAAGGTCACCATGCAGGAAACCGGATTCCCCGGAAGTCCAAAAAAAGGTTTCCCATTGAATTCCCCAAAAGCAAATGGAGCCCCGGGTCTCATGGCTACCCGCCAAAAGTTCATCTTTCCATGGGTTGTCAGCACCTCTTTGACATAATCAAAATCCCCCATTGAAACGCCCCCGGAGATTACAAGAATATCCGCTGAACTTCCCTCCTGAATCTTTCGCAACAGCGCGTCTTTGGAATCCGGAGAAACCCCCAGAAAAAGGGGCTCGCCGCCGGCTTCTAAAACCTGAGCGCAAAGGGCATGGCCGTTTGAATTGTAGATTTTATTTTCAGCTCTGGGTTCGTTTAATTCGGCCAATTCATCGCCGGTAGAGAGAACCGCGACTTTCGGCTTTTTAAAAACAGAGACGGACCCTTTCCCTAAAGAGGCCAGCATGGCGATTTCCGCGGGACGGATTTTCTTTCCTTGATTTAAAATGACTTCCCCTTTGCGAAAATCCTCCCCTTTACGACGAATATGATCCCCTTTTCCGCCGATCTTTTGAATCAGAACCTTCTCTCCTGTTTTGTCGGTCACCTCCACGGGAACCACAGTATCGGCCCCAAACGGCACCTGTGCGCCGGTCATAATTTTTGCGCACTCCCCTTTTGAAAGCGGAAATCGAGGCGTATGCCCCGCGGGGATGACTTCAACGATTTTTAACGACGCCGGATTTCCCGTTAGGACAGACCGAATGTCTTCCCACTGGAGGGCATATCCATCCATGGCCGAATTGTCCCAGGGAGGTTGATCATGCAAAGCCAGGATATCGTTTGCCAGAATTCGCCCGAGAGCGGACTGGAGCAAACATTCCTCCGGAGCAGTTCTCAGATTATTTTGAAGAATCCGGGCTAAAGCTTCGTCAACCGATATCATGCTGGCCCATCTCCAGGAATCGATTTAACTCTTCTGGCGTATTCACATTGACGAGACTTAAGAGGTTTGGATCTAAAGGCTTGATTTCGTCCGCCCCTATTTCAAGGGTCCTGATCCGTCCAAGAAAATCCATCATTTTAACCTCCCCTGTTTGGAGGCGTGTTTCCATCCGGGAAAGAACTCCTTTAGAATAAACACCGTGAAGGGGATGTAAACCGTCCGGGGTTTTCAGGACCACCGCGTCAAAACCCTTAAGTTTTTCGGTTAAAAACTGAATAACCTTTGGATTTAAGAACGGCATATCGCATGCCGCCGCAAAGACGGGGCCTTTTGAATAAAAAAGTCCCGTATAAATACCCCCTAAAGGGCCCCCGTTCGGATATCGATCGGTAAAAACCGGGATTTCAAAAGAAAGATAAGGCTCTCTCGTTTTAGCAATGATAAACCTTTCTTTAAAAAGGGGTTTTAAGGTATCAAGAGTCCGTTGAATAAGACTTTTTCCTTTAAATTCAATAAAAGCCTTATCCCTTCCCATCCGGAGGCTTTCACCTCCAGCCAGCACAATTGCGGTGTTAACCATTTTATTTCTTCGCTAAAAATTTTGGGGCCCGTGTAGATAAATACTGAAACCCTATGTCTGCTGTGAAACCGCTCCCAAAGCAAGCTCGGAGGCTCGGCCAAGCAAAGCCTGTTCCTCGCTTAATTATTTTTTTAATCATAACTTAAAAAATGGCGATGGGAAAGAAGAAAGGAGGGGGTCTAACTCTTTAAATAAATTTCTCCATTTTTAAGGACAACTTCATAGGTCCTCACTTTTTCATATTCGTTCTTTACGCAACCCGTCTTTAAATTAACCTTGCGGTAATGCAAGGGGCAGACCACTTCTTCTCCAAGGATTAACCCGTCAGAGAGAGGCCCTCCAAGATGCGGACACAAATTTGAAATTGCGAAAATTTTATTTCCGAGATTAAATACCCCAACCGCTTCTCCATTAAGAAAGTATCTTCGCCCTTCCCCTTGAGGAATATCCTGGCAGTTGCCAACCTTAATCAGTCTTTCCACCTGACACCAATTCTTTAAATTGATAGGGGTGTACCGGCCTCTGACTCTCCGTTTTCCAGGGATCGACGACCGCTTCTTTTGAAAGCCTGAAATGTTCTAAAAGCTCGGAGGGCCGTGGAGACTCCGAATCAAAAAGCTCCTGTCTTATTTTTTCTATCCCGACGCGAATGGCAAAATCGTAGGTCCTCTCAAGATAGTTCCCCTCCTCCCGGTAATATTGTAAAAAAAGAGTTGCGGCTCTGATCGCTTCTTCACCCGTTTTAACGGCGATCAGCAAATCCCCTTTTCGAACCGTCATCCCCGCCGCGCCGCCGACGTAAATTTCCCAACCGGTCTGGATTGCCACGATGCCAATGTCTTTCACATAGGATTCCGCGCAATTCCGGGGACACCCGGATACCGCCATTTTAACCTTATGGGGGGTGTAAAGCCCTTCAAACAGCTTTTCCATTTCAATCCCGAGAGAAGTCGAATCCTGGACCCCAAAACGGCAAAACTCGGTCCCGACACAGGTTTTTACCGTCCTGATTGCTTTGGCATAAGCATGTCCCGACGGCATTCCAAGATCGGCCCAAATGAGCGGGAGCTGGTCTTTCTTAACGCCGAGGAGATCGATCCTCTGTCCGCCGGTTAATTTCACCATAGGGACTTCGTATTTGTCAGCCACGTCAGCAATTCGGCGCAACTCAGAGGAAGACGTTACCCCGCCGTAAATCCTCGGAACCACCGAAAAGGTACCGTCCTTCTGGATATTGGCATGAACCCGATCGTTAATATATCTGGCGTTTCGCTCCTCTTTGTGACGCTCCAGCCAGATTTCAGACAAAAGATAACTCAATCCGGGCTTGCAATAGGCGCACCCCACGCCGTTTCCCAACCGGGTTAAAACCTCTGAAGGGGCCCTTAACTCCATTTCGCGGATCTGACTCACGAGTTCCTTTCTTGACAGGATAAAACAGGGACAAAAGAAATCCTGTTTTTTGCCTACCGCCACATATTCCCCTCCCAAGACCTCTTGAAGAATTTGGTCAACCAGCGGTCCACAGCTTTTGCAGGAGGTACAGGCTTTCGTTTTTTCGCCAACCCCCTCCCGGGTCGTTAATTCATACTCTTTAACGGCACAGACAATCGTCTTTTTGGTTACCCCCATGCATCCGCAAATGGTGTCGTTATCTCCCAAAACCATCTGCGCCTGACTACCGGGTGTAGTTTCACCTAATAAAAGGGTCCTCCGGAAGAGCGTGACATCGGTCTGATTTTTAACCAGTTGAAGCAGACGGCCTCCATCGTTGATATCTCCCAGCAAAATTGCCCCAACGATCCGATTCCCCTGCAATACAATTTTTTTATATAAAGAAATCCCCCTGTCTGAATAGGTCAGTGACTCACATCCCGGGCCCGTCCCCATAAAATTACCCATGGAAACCAGGTCAATTCCAGCCACCTTTAAGGTGGTGGCCACCACCGATCCTTCATAATTCTGAGCCGGTTTTCCAATCAGGGTATTGGCCGCCACTCGCGCCTGTTCATATAAAGGGGCAACGATTCCATAGGTTTTTCCCCGATGTTCAACACATTCTCCCACCGCGTAGACTCCGGGATGGCTGGTTTCCATCGCGTCATTAACGATGATCCCCCGGTTCGTTTTAATCCCCGCCATTTTTGCCAATTCGATATTCGGCCGAATGCCGGTCGAAATGACCACCATGTCTGCTTCGTACGCTTTTCCGTTTGAAAATTCGACCCCTTCGACGGTACCGTTGCCGATAATTTCCGTTGCTGAATGATTTAAATGAACCGTCATCCCTAAATGTTCAATCTCCTTCTTTAGGATTAATCCGGCTTCATCATCCAGTTGCAGTTCCATTAACCGGTCAACCAGGTGAAAAATGGTGACGTTCAGTCCCCGTTGAACCAGCGCTCTCCCCGCTTCGAGCCCCAGCAACCCTCCCCCGATTACGGCGACTCTTCTGGACTGTTTCGAAAATTCAATCATTCCCTCCGTGTCCTCCATATTCCGGTAGGCAAAGACGCCCCTTTTTTCGACCCCTTTGACGGGTGGAATAAAGGGATGACTCCCCGTGGCGATGAGAAGTTTGTCATAAGGGGTAACTCTACCTTCATCGTCCTGGAGGGTTTTGGCCGTGGGATCAATGGCGGTCACTTTTTTGTTCAGATGGAGATGAATATGGTTTTTGAAGTACCACTCCATGCTATTTAAATAGGTCTCTTCGGGCTTTATTTTACCGGAGAGGATATCG
Coding sequences within:
- the acs gene encoding acetate--CoA ligase, coding for MASVDIESVLKEKRVFKPVRQFSKTAHIKSMKAYQALYQQGAKNPEKFWGTLAKELDWFAPWKKVLQWKEPFAKWFVGGKINVSYNCLDRHIKTWRKNKAALIWEGEPGDSRTLTYQDLFREVCKFSNVLKNLGIQKGDRVAIYMPMVPELAIAMLACARIGATHSIIFGGFSAEALKDRILDAEAKLVVTADGGFRKGTVVPLKENVDQAVKATPSVQHIIVFKRTKNPIQMAEGRDHDWNDLMAGVSDVCPPEKLDSEHPLFILYTSGTTGKPKGVVHSTGGYLLGAHITSKWVFDLKDEDTYWCTADIGWVTGHSYIVYGPLSNGATSVMYEGAPTYPQPDRLWEIIDKYKINIFYTAPTAIRALIKNGDEWPLKHDLGSLRLLGTVGEPINPEAWIWYHTIIGKKKCPIVDTWWQTETGSILITPLPGAIPTKPGSATLPLPGIMADVVNKEGKPVGPNQGGYLVIKKPWPSMMRTIYKDPERFKKQYWTQFKGMYFTGDGARKDKDGYFWVMGRVDDVINVAGHRLGTMEIESALVSHQSVAEASVVGRPDEIKGTAIVAFVTLKGKLDGSDELRDDLRRHVVKEIGAIARPDEIRFTENLPKTRSGKIMRRLLRDIAAHNQTIGDTSTLEDISVLAKLRDDEE
- a CDS encoding acylphosphatase gives rise to the protein MKNKDKTLNLDLAPIERRNILVSGKVQGVGYRKFVVGHAVKLSLTGFCKNLPSGEVEVEAEGPSEKIQELVRHLHQGPPGGEVEKVIVSSALTLKHNADFTIAY
- a CDS encoding SDR family oxidoreductase gives rise to the protein MKLQGKIVLVTGGGRGIGKATARCFAREGAKVVICSRSGMELKETEKEIKNEGHDVLIHVADITSIREVQRLFKTIKSYYGYVDILINNASILGPKTEIISYPYQEWLKVIDVNLNGMFNVTQSALKQMVLKNGGCIINISSGVGRQGKPHWGAYAVSKFGVEGLTQVLAPEVSQYHIRVMSLNPGPTRTQMRAAACPDEDPQTVPPPEKIAETCLYLATSTDISDSGKSFDSRELFDKISR
- a CDS encoding zinc-binding dehydrogenase, which produces MKAVVLYQPGGPEKLTYTDYPTPSVSSGEILIKVKACSINHLDLWIRNGLSAYKTVFPHILGSDISGVVDTAGSDVKEFSRGTPVIVSPNFGCFKCPYCLSGKDNQCNDFKIVGASLPGGYAEFIKVPVQHLLRAPENLSFEESAAFPLTFLTAWHMVVTKGNLQAGQTILILGGGSGIGSAAIQISKLLGANIVATAGSPEKLEKAKELGANWVINHETENILERVRQITRSEGVDLVFEHVGPKTWKQSIASLKKGGRLVTCGSTTGPATELDLRFIFSRHLSILGSSLGTRAELMTIVKLMEQKKLHPVIDRTYPLNEASKAHERIESRHFFGKIVLIP
- a CDS encoding ATP-binding cassette domain-containing protein, whose protein sequence is MVSKTFRTKGGEYQALKNVNLKIDSGEFVTLIGHSGCGKSTLLSIAAGLISPTSGGVILEGKEIREPGPDRGVVFQSHALLPWLTVYENVALAWPLWNYLPINL
- the ntrB gene encoding nitrate ABC transporter permease, translating into MKPISLSDKVILPAVTFIVVAGIWAGISHLGGSFLPDPIKTFTRSWTLMIHPFLDSGPNNKGIGWHLLASLTRVLTGFGLAALVGVPLGFLIGSSPKFLAALNPLIQILRPVSPLAWLPIGLATFKGASLAAIFVIFITAIWPVTINTAFGVSQINRDHLAVARILRLSKWQTLWKILFPATLPHIFTGLKVGLGVAWLVIVAAEMLTGGTGIGFFIWDEWNNLSLEHIILAILIIGGTGLILDFLISTLAKRYEYIT
- a CDS encoding ABC transporter substrate-binding protein translates to MSALGILLSGLPSLSRGVFAGTGDTPEITKLKIGFIPLTDCASVVMAGELGLYKKYGLEVEISKEASWAAVRDKLTVGDLSASHILYGMPYASTLGITGAEGKIKPMAILMGLNQNGQAITLSNELKKRGVKTAKDLKKVIDEDKGKKTYTFANTFPSGTHAMWIRYWLASGGIDPDQDVKMITIPPPQMVANMKIGNMDGYCVGEPWNARAVADDIGFTVITTQQIWKNHPEKVLGMTREFAEKNSKTVKALIMAVLEASRYCDKMENRPHIAEVISRKEYVNAPLEVVLGRLQGQYDYGDGRKEVDPDYMKFYINGEVNFPWKSHAIWFLTQDRRWGFIDKPIDYKKVVDSVNRTDLYREAAKTLGIPVPKEEGRKEILFDGIEFDPARPEDYLKKFPIRRTS
- a CDS encoding CBS domain-containing protein encodes the protein METVFKTVGEVRITNTLSVSEGTIAYEAAVKLLQTGFQGLSVLDSEMRVIGKITEIDLLKALKAGQDLKQILAEEMMSPPPPIITSETSLTEAVEIMESQHLLRLPVLKEGCFVGNITRHDLLRAWLEIWNPWNIKEGEWVSPRAAKNLKS
- a CDS encoding molybdopterin molybdotransferase MoeA; its protein translation is MISVDEALARILQNNLRTAPEECLLQSALGRILANDILALHDQPPWDNSAMDGYALQWEDIRSVLTGNPASLKIVEVIPAGHTPRFPLSKGECAKIMTGAQVPFGADTVVPVEVTDKTGEKVLIQKIGGKGDHIRRKGEDFRKGEVILNQGKKIRPAEIAMLASLGKGSVSVFKKPKVAVLSTGDELAELNEPRAENKIYNSNGHALCAQVLEAGGEPLFLGVSPDSKDALLRKIQEGSSADILVISGGVSMGDFDYVKEVLTTHGKMNFWRVAMRPGAPFAFGEFNGKPFFGLPGNPVSCMVTFKLLVEPFLKKMGGAAKYFPAPFNARLTHEIRKKKGLRTFLRGLVFSEGHEWRVKTTGEQGSHLIHSMVEANCLMDLPEHLEKLEDGAKVSLIPFDF